A stretch of the Spirochaetales bacterium genome encodes the following:
- a CDS encoding glycosyltransferase, protein MDKRYNILNIIDKSMTGGGQQCTYMTAAFLDRKVFHSYVACSPGGPLVERCKRKGLTVKTIVMNKRFSLRSVLVVYCFVKEKRIDLIHAHGLVAAVFAVFAAKACRIPIIYSQHGFHYRSYKGRFLQSLRIMAEKCIIRLINMVICDSDDNLRKGEAEGYFPAGKGRRVFPPIETDSYHISPDTSRRIKTDLGIAGCSPIIGTVGRLDEAKGFPTLLKALVAVVAEFAELRFLLIGEGPERKMIERKRKALGLESHVILTGYQPDIMPLVGLFDVFVSSSYWEGLPLALCEAHMLGKPVVATGVGGCPEIVVHEETGLIVEPGNPDALAVAVLRLLRDPAKCRAMGRKAKEHVTANFGVEHVIGEIEGIYGNLLNHERDSGKRTVKNG, encoded by the coding sequence ATGGATAAAAGATACAATATCTTGAACATAATCGATAAATCAATGACGGGCGGCGGCCAGCAATGCACCTATATGACGGCCGCATTTCTGGATCGAAAGGTTTTTCATTCATATGTTGCATGTTCACCCGGCGGCCCGCTTGTCGAACGATGTAAAAGAAAAGGCCTTACCGTCAAGACAATTGTCATGAATAAAAGATTCAGTCTGCGATCCGTCCTGGTCGTTTATTGTTTCGTGAAGGAAAAGCGTATCGATCTTATCCACGCGCATGGACTCGTTGCCGCAGTTTTTGCCGTTTTTGCCGCAAAAGCATGCCGGATCCCAATAATTTACAGTCAACACGGATTCCATTATCGAAGTTATAAAGGAAGATTTCTGCAATCGTTGCGTATTATGGCGGAAAAATGCATAATCCGTTTGATAAATATGGTTATTTGTGATAGTGATGATAATCTGAGAAAAGGAGAGGCGGAAGGATATTTCCCTGCCGGAAAAGGCCGAAGGGTTTTTCCCCCCATTGAAACGGACAGCTATCATATATCCCCCGATACCTCGCGGAGGATAAAGACCGATCTGGGAATCGCCGGGTGTTCGCCGATTATCGGCACGGTCGGGCGGCTCGATGAGGCCAAGGGATTCCCGACCTTGTTGAAAGCCCTCGTCGCCGTCGTCGCGGAATTCGCAGAATTGCGGTTTTTATTGATTGGTGAAGGGCCGGAACGCAAGATGATCGAGCGGAAGCGAAAGGCATTGGGCCTTGAATCGCACGTGATCCTGACGGGGTACCAGCCGGACATCATGCCGCTTGTCGGATTGTTCGATGTATTCGTTTCTTCGTCGTATTGGGAGGGATTGCCACTCGCCCTTTGCGAAGCGCACATGCTCGGCAAACCCGTCGTGGCGACCGGTGTCGGGGGCTGCCCGGAGATTGTTGTTCATGAAGAAACGGGCCTCATCGTAGAGCCGGGGAACCCGGATGCCCTCGCAGTGGCCGTTCTCCGGCTGTTGAGGGACCCGGCGAAGTGTCGGGCGATGGGGCGAAAAGCGAAAGAACATGTTACGGCCAACTTCGGCGTCGAACATGTCATCGGTGAAATCGAGGGGATATACGGAAATCTGTTGAATCATGAAAGAGATTCGGGGAAGCGGACGGTGAAAAACGGGTGA
- a CDS encoding polysaccharide deacetylase family protein: MRFIKRIFLLLYFCTGMPFFYFIFFRRRGRILTYHRINDDSNDFLSISPHAFERHMAYLSRRYTVVPLERMAASLADGASPETDTVAITFDDGYRDNYLYAFPVLRKYGFPATIFLVTSFVGTSHVFEWDRHQRAQQDKYLMGWDEVEEMARTGISFGAHTQTHPVLTAISLEKAREEITGSAYVLKKRLGRVTAFAYPRGERRDVNHTLKQMVRETGVACAVTTVSGTNTRHSDIFGLKRWAVEKPDASLWAFRMLMAGGSSLFHQLTRHSRFAQWWRKKTKNKGGKRV; encoded by the coding sequence ATGCGATTTATAAAACGAATCTTTCTTCTGTTGTATTTTTGTACCGGTATGCCGTTTTTCTATTTTATTTTTTTCAGAAGGCGCGGCCGCATTTTGACCTATCACCGGATCAACGACGACTCGAACGATTTTCTCAGTATTTCACCGCACGCCTTCGAACGGCACATGGCATACCTGAGTCGCCGGTACACGGTCGTTCCACTCGAACGGATGGCGGCTTCATTGGCGGACGGCGCCTCACCGGAAACGGATACGGTCGCGATCACTTTCGACGACGGCTACCGGGATAATTACCTCTATGCTTTTCCGGTATTGAGAAAATACGGATTTCCCGCCACGATATTCCTCGTGACGTCATTTGTCGGCACATCGCATGTTTTTGAATGGGATCGTCATCAGCGGGCGCAACAGGATAAATATCTCATGGGCTGGGATGAAGTGGAGGAAATGGCGCGGACCGGAATCAGCTTCGGGGCGCATACGCAAACACATCCCGTCCTGACGGCAATTTCTTTGGAAAAAGCCCGGGAAGAAATAACGGGTTCCGCTTATGTATTGAAGAAACGGTTGGGCCGTGTCACGGCGTTTGCCTATCCGCGAGGGGAACGGCGGGATGTCAACCATACACTGAAACAGATGGTAAGGGAAACGGGCGTTGCCTGTGCGGTCACCACCGTAAGCGGCACCAACACGCGGCATTCGGATATTTTCGGGCTTAAGCGCTGGGCGGTTGAAAAACCGGACGCTTCCCTTTGGGCTTTCCGGATGCTTATGGCCGGGGGTTCCAGTCTCTTTCATCAATTGACGCGCCATTCGCGGTTCGCACAATGGTGGAGGAAAAAAACGAAAAACAAAGGCGGTAAAAGGGTATAG
- a CDS encoding glycosyltransferase: MKIALYYPWVYLTSGAERLILEICTKSRFTWRVFTNRFDKENTFPELKNVDIVELSPRISVNRTFIEVIKAAFVILKQKLDVSGYDVLVVLCEGVGDLAVFRNSRQPVICICLTPLRPVYDIYYKKHFLKNKGWFIKAQLKVFGCLFGIVARRAWKRYARIFCISEEVKKRVIRGNLAREEKLDILYPGIYYSRFIPTDEYDRYFLLPGRIMWTKNIELGIEGFKVFLDTYPQYSDFRLIITGIVDEKSKSYFEELKDRSGEDRRIRFIVHPSDEELFRLYQRCYAVLFTAFNEDWGIVPLEGMGYGKPVISVNRGGPRETVVDGKNGLLCDPDPAAFSNAMYSLASDPVKVREMGKFGREFCKKFDWCYFINGLDDYLEKAFGRKGEERP, translated from the coding sequence ATGAAGATAGCGCTTTATTATCCGTGGGTATATTTGACAAGCGGAGCCGAACGGTTAATCCTGGAAATATGCACGAAAAGCAGGTTCACATGGCGTGTCTTTACCAATCGATTCGACAAGGAAAATACCTTCCCGGAGTTGAAGAATGTCGATATCGTCGAATTGTCTCCGCGAATCAGCGTCAACCGAACGTTTATCGAAGTCATCAAGGCGGCGTTTGTCATTCTGAAACAGAAACTCGATGTATCCGGGTATGACGTTCTGGTTGTACTGTGCGAGGGGGTCGGGGACCTGGCCGTTTTCAGAAACAGCAGACAACCTGTCATATGTATCTGTCTTACCCCGCTGCGTCCCGTCTACGATATCTACTATAAAAAGCATTTTCTAAAGAACAAAGGGTGGTTCATAAAAGCGCAACTCAAGGTGTTCGGTTGTCTTTTCGGCATCGTCGCAAGAAGGGCGTGGAAGCGTTACGCCCGTATTTTCTGTATCAGTGAGGAAGTAAAGAAGCGGGTTATACGGGGTAATCTGGCCCGTGAAGAAAAACTCGATATTCTCTATCCGGGAATATATTATTCACGGTTTATTCCCACAGATGAATACGACCGTTATTTTCTCCTGCCCGGCCGTATTATGTGGACCAAGAATATCGAACTCGGTATCGAGGGATTCAAAGTCTTTCTCGATACATACCCTCAGTATTCCGATTTCAGGCTGATTATCACGGGGATTGTGGATGAGAAGAGCAAATCATATTTCGAAGAACTGAAGGATCGTTCGGGAGAAGACCGCCGCATCCGCTTTATCGTTCATCCTTCCGATGAAGAGCTGTTCCGATTGTACCAGAGGTGTTATGCGGTGCTTTTTACGGCGTTCAACGAGGATTGGGGAATCGTCCCCCTCGAAGGAATGGGCTACGGAAAGCCCGTTATTTCCGTCAACCGGGGAGGTCCCCGGGAAACGGTCGTCGACGGAAAAAACGGGTTATTGTGCGATCCCGATCCGGCCGCTTTTTCGAACGCCATGTATTCGCTTGCCTCGGATCCGGTAAAAGTGAGGGAAATGGGAAAATTCGGCAGAGAATTTTGTAAAAAATTCGATTGGTGCTATTTTATCAATGGACTGGATGACTATCTCGAAAAAGCGTTTGGGAGGAAAGGAGAGGAACGTCCGTGA
- a CDS encoding B12-binding domain-containing radical SAM protein: MKLLLINAVSSRLDIENVYPPLGLGYIASYLMQQMPAVDIKIIEGNFEKEIRSYQPDLVGISSVSQNYGGAMRLAELCRGLGLPVVMGGTHITTLPSTLTDDMDVAVIGEGEQTMLDLCRVFEKGEFEPDQLKTIPGLAFRDKTGGLVFTPDREPISPLDKLPFPARSLMRIPYRGQLYLFSSRGCPYKCTFCQSTRFFNTVRTLSADYVVRELLHLIETYRPVAVSFYDDLFISNKARLREIVTLIERHGINRETEFFVNVRANQADEETADLLKRMNVSMVNLGLESGSDKILHFLKPKKASVAMNTKAVAIFNKAGLKTNGSFIIGSPIETEEDLIECYRYLKNSRLSVFTTYVLVPLPNTPLWKLAEEKNLVSDRMDWSTLKMEVEPYFRDGRVLLSPLNRHELYLWYVKFSRLGKRRQLKTRLKLVFRHPEKVFPLLLKKFKLWWTNTHTPIGNRV, translated from the coding sequence GTGAAATTACTGCTTATTAACGCCGTCTCAAGCCGGCTTGATATCGAAAACGTGTACCCCCCGCTCGGCCTTGGATACATCGCATCCTACCTTATGCAACAGATGCCCGCGGTCGACATAAAAATAATCGAGGGAAATTTTGAAAAGGAAATCAGGTCGTATCAACCGGATCTGGTCGGGATATCCTCCGTTTCCCAGAATTACGGCGGCGCCATGCGGCTGGCAGAATTGTGCAGGGGCCTTGGTTTGCCCGTCGTCATGGGCGGAACACATATCACGACACTCCCTTCCACACTGACGGACGATATGGATGTTGCGGTGATCGGGGAGGGTGAACAAACGATGCTCGATCTCTGCCGTGTTTTCGAGAAGGGGGAATTCGAACCGGATCAATTGAAGACAATTCCCGGGCTGGCGTTCAGGGATAAAACCGGCGGGCTTGTTTTTACCCCGGACAGGGAACCCATATCGCCATTGGATAAACTGCCGTTTCCCGCGAGATCGCTTATGCGGATACCATATCGCGGTCAGCTTTATCTTTTTTCTTCGAGGGGATGCCCGTATAAATGTACGTTTTGTCAATCAACGCGGTTTTTTAACACGGTTCGAACCTTGTCGGCCGATTATGTCGTGCGCGAGTTACTCCATCTCATCGAGACGTACCGGCCCGTGGCCGTTTCTTTTTATGACGATTTGTTTATTTCAAATAAAGCCCGCCTCAGGGAAATTGTCACCCTGATCGAGCGGCATGGCATAAACAGGGAAACCGAGTTTTTTGTCAATGTCAGGGCCAATCAGGCCGATGAGGAGACGGCGGATTTATTGAAACGCATGAATGTTTCCATGGTGAACCTCGGGCTTGAGTCCGGTTCGGATAAAATATTGCATTTTTTGAAGCCGAAAAAGGCGAGTGTTGCAATGAATACAAAAGCGGTGGCGATATTCAATAAGGCGGGTTTGAAGACGAACGGCAGTTTTATCATCGGAAGTCCGATAGAGACGGAGGAAGATCTGATTGAGTGCTATCGGTATCTGAAAAACAGCCGTTTGTCTGTTTTTACGACATATGTCCTTGTTCCCCTGCCTAACACGCCCCTCTGGAAATTGGCGGAAGAAAAGAACCTGGTTTCCGACCGGATGGATTGGAGTACATTGAAGATGGAAGTGGAGCCGTATTTCAGGGACGGGAGAGTGCTTTTGAGTCCCCTGAATCGTCACGAGTTGTATCTGTGGTACGTGAAGTTCAGCAGATTGGGAAAAAGAAGGCAATTGAAAACACGGCTAAAACTCGTCTTCAGGCATCCTGAAAAAGTGTTTCCGCTTCTGCTTAAAAAGTTCAAATTATGGTGGACAAACACACACACACCTATCGGAAACCGGGTATAA
- a CDS encoding glycosyltransferase, with amino-acid sequence MNILLVSPYLPEAESMGGMRRFVRFMHYLESRHNVYTVCLDNRTQTFSTPERMDPERVFVVKRDKEGIIKKIVTHLFRLKPSYVVKNYTKTMAKEIKRIVSEYDIDLVHIEFIYMGDYACAVSDERCVKVLVDQELNFRRIERELKYTASLPKRLQLLLYHFKFKRYEVNICRYFDSIYTTTRHEKELLEMHAGVKSRGSFEVYANVIDSAYFRPDISIKEEPTGLIFTGNYRHNPNAMAVDWFYRHVFPIIEAAINGVIWYIVGPDPGNGIKSFASDPRIIVTGAVDDIRPYLARAAIFINPVVSGGGMRGKVLEAMAMHKPVVSTTIGMEGIEVRPDHDAFVRDTPEAFAEGVVTLMKSASLRKEIGANGRRLVEEKYDDRTVFAFMERRYKALVDVKRRKSQFE; translated from the coding sequence ATGAACATATTGCTGGTTTCTCCGTATTTGCCGGAAGCGGAGTCCATGGGGGGGATGAGGCGTTTTGTGCGTTTTATGCATTACCTCGAGTCCCGACATAATGTTTATACCGTGTGCCTGGATAACCGTACACAGACCTTTTCGACGCCGGAACGGATGGATCCGGAACGTGTCTTTGTGGTGAAACGGGATAAAGAAGGGATCATCAAAAAAATTGTGACACACCTGTTCAGGTTGAAACCTTCATATGTCGTCAAGAACTATACGAAGACAATGGCGAAAGAAATAAAGCGGATCGTTTCAGAATACGACATCGATCTGGTCCATATCGAGTTCATCTATATGGGCGATTACGCATGTGCCGTATCGGATGAACGGTGTGTAAAAGTGCTGGTGGATCAGGAACTTAATTTTCGACGCATTGAACGTGAACTCAAATATACCGCTTCCCTGCCGAAACGATTGCAGCTTCTCCTCTATCATTTCAAATTCAAGCGATATGAAGTCAATATATGCCGTTATTTCGACAGCATCTATACGACAACCAGGCACGAAAAAGAATTACTCGAGATGCACGCGGGAGTAAAATCGCGCGGTTCGTTCGAGGTGTATGCCAACGTCATCGATTCGGCATATTTTCGTCCGGATATATCGATAAAGGAGGAACCCACGGGTTTGATTTTTACCGGCAATTACCGGCACAATCCCAACGCAATGGCCGTCGACTGGTTTTACAGGCACGTTTTCCCGATTATTGAGGCTGCGATTAACGGGGTGATATGGTACATTGTCGGTCCCGATCCCGGTAACGGGATAAAGTCCTTCGCATCGGACCCCCGGATCATCGTCACCGGTGCCGTCGACGACATACGGCCGTATCTCGCCAGGGCCGCCATTTTCATCAATCCGGTCGTTTCCGGCGGGGGGATGCGGGGGAAGGTGCTGGAAGCGATGGCGATGCATAAACCGGTCGTATCGACCACCATCGGCATGGAAGGCATCGAGGTCCGGCCTGATCATGATGCCTTTGTCCGGGATACCCCGGAGGCGTTCGCAGAAGGGGTCGTCACCCTTATGAAATCGGCTTCGTTACGCAAGGAAATCGGCGCAAACGGAAGGAGACTGGTGGAAGAAAAATATGACGACCGTACGGTGTTTGCCTTTATGGAAAGACGATACAAGGCGCTTGTTGACGTTAAAAGGCGGAAAAGCCAATTCGAATGA
- a CDS encoding flippase gives MNIQSRFYRTLKNIIMTLITQGTAPFLSLILIVFIARSLGVSELGKFTFLTTLFTVFQVVSALSFNFLITREIAQYKTEAKKLYASFSLLGSCISLLFIAASGSFVMVMGYSSDMVLANWIIAIGLLPSFWTAINEAVFMVYERNELITTITIIENAFKIVCAVVIVMSGRGIVMIAVVLAAGRFLNAFIGILFVNRKFFTFSFSIDFKAIGRLIKDAPVFSFIYSLSTLFISMDVLMLSKIKTEYEVGLYTSAYKIAAILKILSDSIVIVLFPLLSDAFKNDKDLFRKMTVKVLQYLILVFLPISLMMTFFAKELVLLFFGHAYVSSTMTLQLLIWAMFGNVGHSLLGNSLMAGHHQKDVLKIMFFSTILNGILNYIFIMLWNYDGAAFATLVSSNILFLLCVIVVNRRLFGIDTISCLVKPFVCIVVTGIPVYFLVRHYSVYYAFLVPLLYFPLMFLIKGIGKEDIRFIKRIVKL, from the coding sequence ATGAACATACAAAGCCGGTTTTATCGAACACTTAAGAATATCATCATGACACTCATAACACAGGGGACCGCACCCTTTCTTTCATTGATACTGATCGTGTTTATCGCCCGTTCTCTGGGTGTCTCCGAATTGGGCAAGTTCACCTTTCTTACGACGCTTTTTACCGTGTTTCAGGTGGTCAGTGCCTTGAGTTTTAATTTTCTGATTACCCGTGAAATCGCACAATACAAGACGGAGGCAAAAAAACTCTATGCCAGTTTCAGTCTATTGGGATCGTGTATTTCGTTATTGTTTATCGCAGCCTCGGGTTCTTTTGTAATGGTAATGGGTTATTCTTCCGACATGGTGCTTGCCAACTGGATTATCGCGATCGGCCTGCTTCCTTCATTCTGGACCGCGATAAATGAAGCCGTGTTCATGGTTTATGAAAGAAACGAACTGATAACGACAATTACGATCATTGAAAATGCCTTCAAGATTGTGTGCGCGGTGGTCATTGTCATGTCGGGCAGGGGGATTGTCATGATCGCCGTTGTTCTTGCAGCGGGCAGGTTTTTGAATGCCTTCATCGGCATTCTTTTCGTGAATAGAAAGTTTTTTACCTTTTCATTTTCAATAGACTTCAAGGCGATCGGTCGATTGATAAAGGACGCGCCCGTTTTCAGTTTTATTTATTCGCTTTCGACCCTGTTCATCTCCATGGATGTACTGATGCTTTCGAAGATAAAGACGGAATATGAAGTCGGGTTGTATACGTCGGCCTATAAAATCGCCGCTATTTTAAAAATACTGTCGGACAGTATTGTGATCGTTCTTTTTCCACTTCTCTCGGATGCCTTTAAAAACGATAAAGACCTGTTTAGAAAGATGACGGTAAAAGTCCTCCAATACCTTATCCTTGTATTTTTACCGATCAGCCTGATGATGACCTTCTTCGCAAAGGAACTGGTCCTGCTTTTCTTCGGCCATGCGTATGTTTCAAGTACGATGACACTGCAATTATTGATCTGGGCCATGTTCGGCAATGTCGGGCATTCTCTGCTGGGTAATTCGCTGATGGCCGGTCATCACCAGAAGGATGTGCTGAAAATCATGTTTTTTTCGACCATATTGAACGGTATCCTCAATTATATTTTCATCATGTTGTGGAATTACGACGGGGCCGCATTTGCCACGCTTGTTTCTTCGAACATCCTTTTCTTGCTTTGTGTGATCGTCGTCAACAGGAGGTTGTTCGGCATCGATACGATATCATGTCTGGTGAAGCCTTTTGTCTGTATTGTCGTAACCGGGATACCGGTTTATTTTCTGGTCCGGCATTATTCGGTTTATTATGCTTTTTTGGTACCGCTTCTGTATTTTCCATTGATGTTTTTGATAAAGGGAATAGGGAAGGAGGATATCAGGTTCATTAAAAGGATCGTCAAATTGTGA
- a CDS encoding radical SAM protein, whose protein sequence is MRIKSLVQAGFNAFHYVRQYASMKTGLNIGKPTNIYIAITHHCNFRCRMCHDWMIKTPELSHGQWLSALKKLFAWLPRGTKINFSGGEPLVLRFFPDLLKELHSEKHNWSRHLIGITSNGFFLDESVAAAMMKLDLFNINVSLDSLDGRKHDELRGKKGAFERLLNAIDSLTRQKKRYNAHTTLILKTVISGANLHELADIIRFARDKHISGVYFQPIEQTFGDKPDKNWYKKSELWPDNMSDVKTVLKEVGRLKDEGYPVLNSGIHLNSMIDYFHNPLRKNSRMCPLGYSTMFIYPDGTMFLCPAFGGIGNLSSGNIEEIWKSKKADKKRASMKKCSKQCLLTCLYQSGLHEKARAFLGLMKNA, encoded by the coding sequence ATGAGAATCAAATCCCTTGTTCAAGCCGGTTTTAACGCCTTTCACTATGTACGCCAATACGCTTCCATGAAAACGGGTCTCAATATAGGCAAACCGACAAATATTTATATCGCCATCACCCATCATTGTAATTTCAGGTGCAGGATGTGCCATGACTGGATGATAAAGACGCCGGAATTGTCGCACGGGCAATGGCTGAGCGCTTTGAAAAAACTTTTTGCCTGGCTGCCGCGCGGGACAAAAATCAATTTCAGCGGCGGAGAACCGCTGGTATTGCGGTTTTTTCCCGACTTGTTGAAGGAATTGCATTCGGAAAAACATAACTGGTCTCGTCATTTGATCGGCATAACCTCAAATGGATTTTTCCTGGATGAGTCTGTGGCGGCGGCAATGATGAAACTCGATCTCTTTAATATCAATGTGTCCCTGGATTCCCTCGACGGCCGCAAGCATGACGAGTTGCGGGGAAAGAAAGGGGCTTTTGAGCGGTTGCTGAACGCGATAGATTCTCTCACACGGCAGAAAAAGCGATACAACGCGCATACCACGCTTATTTTAAAGACGGTTATCTCGGGCGCGAATCTCCACGAACTGGCGGATATTATACGGTTTGCGCGTGACAAACACATATCCGGCGTTTATTTTCAGCCGATCGAACAGACGTTCGGCGACAAACCGGATAAAAACTGGTACAAAAAAAGTGAACTGTGGCCTGATAATATGTCCGATGTCAAAACCGTCCTGAAAGAGGTGGGCCGGCTCAAGGATGAAGGTTATCCTGTCCTGAATTCCGGAATCCACCTGAACTCGATGATCGATTATTTCCATAATCCCCTGCGGAAAAATAGCCGTATGTGCCCCCTGGGTTATTCGACAATGTTTATTTATCCCGACGGCACGATGTTCCTTTGTCCTGCCTTCGGCGGTATCGGCAATCTTTCAAGCGGAAACATAGAGGAAATATGGAAAAGCAAAAAAGCCGATAAAAAGAGGGCTTCAATGAAAAAATGCAGCAAACAATGCCTGCTTACCTGTCTTTATCAAAGCGGCCTTCATGAAAAGGCAAGGGCATTTCTGGGGCTGATGAAAAATGCGTGA
- a CDS encoding glycosyltransferase family 2 protein gives MTGKKGMVSVVLLNWNGKRFITDCLRTLFEQDYRPLELIIIDNASTDASPGDISVFLENTPKPDGDFRVVYKENKANLGFSKAMNQGISMAHGEYILLCNFDIRLNTDFITEAVNAVNEAPDVGGVSGKLLVWHDGGDSNRLIDSTGMFLDYFRTPIDRGQGEADNGQYDTCRDILCPCGALPLYRRTMLEDIKIDKGFFDNTFFAYYEDMDLGLRARLRGWRFLFCAYAVAYHYRGGASKLFGRADRKKVMLAQMEAIKNRYLMMVKNERFTTIVVHLPYLVPYEIIRFFYLLLRFPKCMKSYFRFIMTLPTALKYRRIIQASRTVSNSYMRKYILSRNRALTSGV, from the coding sequence ATGACGGGGAAAAAAGGTATGGTTTCCGTTGTCCTTTTGAACTGGAACGGAAAGCGATTTATTACGGATTGTCTCAGGACGCTTTTCGAACAGGATTACCGGCCGCTCGAATTAATAATCATCGATAATGCTTCAACAGACGCCTCTCCCGGGGATATATCGGTGTTTCTGGAAAATACGCCCAAACCTGACGGCGATTTCAGGGTCGTGTATAAGGAAAATAAAGCAAATCTGGGTTTTTCGAAAGCCATGAATCAAGGGATTTCAATGGCGCACGGCGAGTATATCCTCCTCTGTAATTTTGATATCCGTCTGAACACCGATTTCATCACCGAAGCGGTGAACGCCGTCAATGAGGCGCCGGATGTCGGGGGGGTATCGGGAAAGCTCTTGGTCTGGCATGATGGCGGAGACAGCAACCGGCTTATTGATTCAACCGGCATGTTTCTGGATTATTTTAGAACCCCCATCGACAGGGGGCAGGGTGAAGCCGATAACGGGCAATACGATACATGCCGGGATATTCTTTGTCCGTGTGGGGCGCTCCCGCTTTACAGAAGGACAATGCTCGAAGATATAAAGATCGACAAAGGGTTTTTTGACAATACCTTTTTCGCGTATTATGAAGATATGGATTTGGGATTGAGGGCGCGGTTGAGGGGATGGCGGTTCCTTTTCTGTGCGTATGCGGTGGCATATCACTACCGGGGAGGAGCGAGCAAGCTGTTCGGACGGGCGGACAGAAAAAAGGTGATGTTGGCGCAGATGGAGGCGATAAAGAACCGTTACCTGATGATGGTAAAGAACGAACGGTTTACGACAATTGTCGTTCATTTACCGTACCTCGTTCCGTATGAAATCATCCGTTTTTTTTATCTATTGCTGCGGTTCCCCAAATGTATGAAAAGCTATTTCCGGTTTATTATGACGCTGCCGACGGCGTTAAAATATAGAAGAATAATCCAGGCTTCCCGTACCGTGTCAAACTCATATATGAGAAAATATATTTTATCCCGTAACAGGGCGTTGACCTCAGGCGTGTGA
- a CDS encoding sugar transferase, with the protein MKLLKASDLLMLVSAFLMAFHLANRFDDADFFQAVFSIQISIISLVYIYIMTITWYVLFKVFNLYGSRRMGTLINEWKDIFLAVGIFCALFFFSAHILRLPFLSPAFMVIFWICGLAFSIVARTLIRIFIKNLRIRGRNLRFALIIGSNQKTIDFSRTIEEKKSLGYRVLGFLDNEKHVPDADINLLGSLDDFPGIVANNVVDEIFIGITIKSYYDAIRQIIMKAEEQGILIRFISQAFETCLGRVRTEHLENFTVTTISPTHYGEKKYLVKRILDVIVGGMALLVFSPLLILAGFLIFLTSPGPVLFVQDRVGYNKRVFKLYKFRTMVRDAEKQIHSLENKNEMDGPVFKIKNDPRITKIGKILRATSIDELPQLINVIRGDMSLVGPRPLPIRDYNGFNEDWQKRRFSVLPGITCKWQISGRNNISFDEWMRLDMDYIDNWSLKEDIFILLKTIPAVFSRKGAS; encoded by the coding sequence ATGAAATTATTAAAAGCCTCCGATCTTTTAATGCTTGTTTCAGCATTTTTAATGGCGTTTCATCTGGCCAATCGATTTGACGATGCGGATTTTTTTCAGGCGGTTTTTTCCATACAAATAAGCATAATATCATTGGTGTACATTTATATAATGACGATAACCTGGTATGTCCTTTTCAAGGTCTTCAACCTTTACGGCTCGCGGCGAATGGGAACATTAATAAACGAATGGAAAGATATCTTCTTAGCTGTCGGTATTTTCTGCGCGTTGTTTTTCTTTAGTGCGCATATATTGCGTTTACCGTTCTTGTCGCCGGCTTTTATGGTCATTTTCTGGATATGCGGTCTGGCGTTCTCGATTGTTGCAAGAACACTCATACGGATATTTATAAAAAATCTTCGTATACGGGGCAGGAATCTGCGGTTCGCCCTCATCATCGGATCCAATCAAAAAACAATCGATTTCAGCAGGACAATTGAAGAAAAAAAATCGCTGGGATACCGCGTCCTGGGGTTTCTTGATAACGAAAAACATGTCCCCGATGCCGATATAAACCTGTTGGGTTCACTGGACGATTTCCCCGGAATCGTCGCCAATAATGTCGTCGATGAGATATTTATAGGTATTACAATCAAGTCATATTATGACGCCATCAGGCAGATCATAATGAAAGCCGAAGAACAGGGCATTCTAATTCGTTTCATTTCTCAGGCTTTTGAAACATGTCTTGGACGCGTAAGAACGGAACACCTTGAAAATTTTACCGTCACGACTATTTCTCCAACCCATTATGGGGAAAAGAAATATCTTGTAAAAAGAATACTCGATGTCATAGTCGGCGGCATGGCACTTCTGGTTTTTTCACCACTTCTTATTTTAGCCGGGTTTCTAATTTTCCTGACGTCACCCGGTCCCGTTTTATTCGTACAGGACCGTGTGGGGTATAATAAGCGGGTTTTCAAATTATACAAATTTCGCACCATGGTCCGTGATGCCGAGAAGCAGATTCATTCGCTTGAAAATAAAAACGAAATGGATGGGCCTGTGTTCAAGATCAAGAACGATCCGCGGATCACCAAAATAGGGAAAATCCTCAGAGCAACAAGCATCGACGAACTGCCCCAACTGATAAATGTGATCAGAGGTGACATGAGTCTGGTCGGACCGCGCCCCCTGCCCATCAGGGATTATAACGGATTCAACGAGGACTGGCAAAAGCGACGATTCAGTGTTCTTCCCGGTATCACGTGCAAATGGCAAATATCGGGCCGTAATAATATATCATTCGACGAATGGATGCGGCTCGATATGGATTATATCGACAACTGGTCGCTTAAAGAAGATATTTTCATTTTATTAAAAACCATACCGGCGGTTTTCAGCCGGAAGGGCGCCTCCTGA